From Schistocerca gregaria isolate iqSchGreg1 unplaced genomic scaffold, iqSchGreg1.2 ptg000994l, whole genome shotgun sequence, one genomic window encodes:
- the LOC126326579 gene encoding exportin-4-like encodes MLSRAAQEEFKANFERACEACSKDPIADNERAVVQLKTSEHSLEMCQYILGNTTSPYALFYGLLIFESVVRTRIQMCVLNAVDPFRFLVDLVFCRSEIFSFFLLARAVRTVVSIVSCDMLCQWAGLGAGCSDLGVWVIQFLSGALVSNQMRIRTFALMVVSELVETLRAEDSEKFQSTSFFEMFWIQTKTALLGGVREQVLQAARDSELPLDEERRDWMKQGVNACTSLVTWICTERLVQSSCEEDNDSAAVGASVLDEYVNIYKRFRCDAELAEVLQEACVLVSNLLSVESVFGYFFELGQLPQLTDRELRRWLQMAASMLESALELPRDRSPWPVADESTWCQFASVVALMTTRGTVVRAATGEGIGCEELRLALQCWKGLADLAEGQYLFENFFTEIFKNMVDFLLDAPTAAPPYRSAKLALNSWAVCEDLTNLAHIGRFSFVESARVLTRSIQSACQNVRSSICSLVEASAWSADASREVDRRLLGVNLERMCWLVMASGYFLCDISPGECVSAPCAVGRLRESELSAMEELVEQVFACSRLEDQWLEARRGECSAVEWSSDVGQVIAWFISYYAPVYLVSESGVCASDPASRLEWCFEKVRLNLNCWYDQEDVVLATCDILGRLDMADRELLGRTLARVRNLEALFDASWDWQRRTSLRVQKKWISSLVNFCFNDEKAVQRRHLELVFRPIACRLERIWQEIQSCGEARGCSASYAEEVQCVLTQLRGFEACYRSSLSDQCAHLILDYFPVFPKLAQIFASFPVARLVFGLFADFSAYLLPMVEESARCAVFYSSAESLLELYRDALDRPAQILSGFLQLTQEEEAQQRLSLLKKFVRLMDGVAATRGEYANRLVQLGATALERAFSTSLLQNPPLCKNYFAFFLRVIECPRFVESLGDASLARIVDILDCGLCSSDEHVVAKSLESIKACARATSRGAFRAIQERRTVIAKCARCVLERLLLESWRKDLIQLAAAALAALVRAEREAVFSALEAFVAGQDERIRSKLEWEARRLLDGAAWSARDLKLEPFAYAVRGALEFVNAL; translated from the exons ATGCTCAGCCGAGCCGCGCAGGAAGAGTTCAAAGCAAACTTCGAGCGGGCGTGCGAAGCGTGTAGC AAGGACCCGATCGCCGATAACGAGAGAGCCGTCGTGCAACTGAAAACCAGCGAACACAGCTTGGAAATGTGTCAGTACATTTTGG GCAATACAACGAGCCCTTATGCGCTGTTCTATGGTCTTTTGATTTTCGAAAGCGTCGTGCGGACTCGGATACAAATGTGTGTGCTGAATGCCGTGGATCCTTTCCGATTTCTTGTTGATCTGGTTTTCTGCCGCTCGGAGATCTTCTCTTTTTTTCTCCTGGCGCGTGCGGTCCGCACGGTGGTGTCTATCGTCAGCTGCGACATGCTTTGCCAGTGGGCGGGTTTGGGGGCCGGCTGTTCGGACCTGGGGGTGTGGGTGATCCAGTTCCTCTCCGGAGCGCTGGTCTCAAACCAGATGCGAATCAGGACGTTCGCGCTCATGGTCGTGAGCGAGTTGGTCGAGACGCTCCGAGCAGAGGATTCGGAGAAGTTTCAGTCGACCTCTTTTTTTGAAATGTTTTGGATTcagaccaaaacggccttgctcggGGGCGTTAGGGAACAGGTTCTTCAGGCAGCGCGAGACTCCGAACTGCCGCTGGATGAGGAAAGGAGAGACTGGATGAAGCAAGGAGTCAACGCGTGCACGAGCTTGGTGACTTGGATCTGCACCGAACGACTTGTACAGTCGAGTTGCGAGGAAGATAACGATAGCGCGGCCGTCGGTGCAAGCGTGCTCGACGAATACGTGAATATATACAAGAGGTTTCGATGCGATGCGGAGTTGGCCGAAGTACTGCAAGAGGCGTGCGTACTAGTGTCAAATCTTTTGTCAGTTGAAAGCGTTTTTGGCTATTTTTTCGAGCTCGGCCAGCTGCCGCAACTGACGGACCGAGAACTGCGAAGATGGCTGCAGATGGCCGCAAGTATGCTCGAGTCTGCGCTGGAGCTACCGAGGGACCGCTCGCCGTGGCCGGTTGCGGATGAGTCGACTTGGTGTCAATTTGCCTCGGTCGTTGCCTTGATGACGACGCGGGGAACAGTGGTGCGGGCTGCTACAGGGGAGGGAATTGGCTGCGAGGAGTTGAGGCTGGCGCTGCAGTGCTGGAAGGGGCTGGCGGACTTGGCCGAAGGTCAATATTTGTTCGAAAACTTTTTTACTGAAATTTTCAAGAACATGGTCGACTTTTTGCTGGACGCGCCGACTGCGGCGCCTCCTTACAGGAGTGCGAAGCTGGCGCTGAATAGCTGGGCGGTTTGCGAGGACTTGACGAACCTGGCCCATATTGGGAGGTTTTCGTTCGTCGAATCCGCGCGCGTCTTGACACGTTCTATACAAAGCGCCTGTCAAAATGTTCGGTCGAGCATTTGCAGTTTGGTCGAAGCGAGCGCTTGGAGCGCCGATGCGAGTCGCGAGGTAGACCGCCGTCTCCTGGGAGTCAATTTAGAGAGAATGTGTTGGCTCGTCATGGCGTCGGGGTACTTTCTTTGCGACATATCACCTGGCGAGTGCGTGAGCGCGCCCTGCGCCGTGGGCCGCCTTCGCGAATCCGAATTGTCCGCGATGGAGGAGTTGGTTGAGCAGGTGTTTGCTTGTTCGCGACTGGAGGACCAGTGGCTCGAGGCGAGAAGGGGGGAGTGCAGCGCGGTTGAGTGGAGTTCTGACGTTGGTCAAGTTATCGCGTGGTTTATCTCCTATTATGCGCCCGTTTACTTGGTTTCCGAGAGCGGGGTGTGCGCGTCGGACCCGGCCTCGCGTCTGGAGTGGTGTTTTGAAAAAGTGAGGCTGAATCTGAATTGTTGGTACGATCAAGAAGATGTTGTGCTGGCCACCTGCGACATCCTCGGACGGCTCGACATGGCCGACAGAGAGCTGCTCGGACGCACTCTGGCGAGGGTGCGAAATCTCGAGGCGCTATTCGATGCGTCGTGGGATTGGCAGCGGCGTACATCGCTTCGAGTGCAAAAAAAGTGGATATCGTCTCTGGTCAATTTTTGCTTCAACGACGAAAAAGCCGTCCAGCGGCGTCACCTCGAGCTCGTATTTAGGCCGATCGCGTGCAGGCTCGAGCGCATATGGCAGGAAATCCAGTCGTGCGGTGAAGCTAGAGGGTGCTCGGCGAGTTACGCCGAGGAGGTTCAGTGCGTCTTGACTCAGCTTCGCGGATTTGAGGCCTGCTATCGCTCTTCGCTTTCGGATCAATGCGCGCATTTGATTCTGGATTATTTTCCGGTTTTTCCGAAACTCGCACAAATTTTCGCATCTTTTCCGGTCGCTCGACTCGTCTTCGGTCTCTTTGCCGACTTCTCCGCGTACCTCTTGCCCATGGTGGAGGAGTCGGCGCGATGCGCCGTCTTTTACTCGAGCGCGGAGAGCCTGTTGGAGCTCTACCGAGACGCGTTGGACCGTCCCGCCCAGATTTTGTCCGGATTTCTCCAGTTGACGCAAGAAGAGGAGGCGCAACAACGCTTGTCCCTCTTGAAGAAGTTCGTTCGATTGATGGACGGCGTCGCCGCGACGCGCGGAGAATACGCGAATCGGCTCGTGCAGCTGGGCGCAACCGCTTTGGAGCGGGCGTTTTCGACCAGCTTGTTGCAAAATCCGCCGCTCTGCAAAAATTACTTCGCGTTTTTTCTCCGGGTGATCGAGTGTCCTCGCTTCGTCGAGTCGCTAGGCGACGCGTCGCTCGCGCGCATCGTCGACATATTGGACTGCGGGCTGTGTTCGAGTGACGAGCATGTCGTGGCGAAGTCTCTGGAGTCGATCAAGGCGTGCGCGCGAGCGACGTCGCGCGGCGCCTTCCGCGCGATTCAAGAGAGAAGAACAGTCATAGCGAAGTGCGCCCGGTGCGTGTTGGAGCGCCTCTTGCTCGAAAGTTGGAGAAAGGACCTGATCCAGCTGGCTGCCGCTGCCCTGGCCGCGCTCGTGCGCGCGGAGCGCGAGGCGGTTTTCAGCGCGCTGGAGGCGTTCGTCGCCGGTCAGGACGAGAGAATCAGGAGCAAGCTCGAATGGGAAGCGAGGAGGCTGCTCGACGGGGCGGCGTGGAGCGCTCGCGATTTGAAATTGGAGCCGTTCGCGTACGCGGTGAGGGGCGCGTTGGAGTTCGTCAACGCGCTTTGA